Within the Echinicola sp. 20G genome, the region TTAGGTTTTCCTGTGGACCCAGAAGTATAAAGCACGTAGGCTAAGCTGTCTGGAGATTGTTTCCGTTGGAAATACCAAGAAGGATAGGTGGAGAGCATGTTGCTAATATTCTCAAAAGAAAGCTGCTCTACGCCTTCTACCGAAATACCTTCAAATGTATCAGAGGTTATAATTAACTTTGCTCCCGCATCTTCGAGCATGTAGCTCAATCTGTTTTTAGGGAAGTTTGGATCAAGGGGCAGGTAGGCACATCCTGATTTGGATACACCTAATATGGTCACGATCATGTCAATTGATCGGTCCATTGCAATACCAATAATTTCCCCTTCCGTGAAACCTTTATCTAAAAGTAACGCCGCTAGCTGGTTGGATTTTGTTTCCAGCTCTTGGTAAGTCATGTGTAAATCAAAAAACTCTATGGCAGTTTTTTTGGGATGTTTTAATGCCATTTCATGGATCATCTCCATAAATGGTACATCTAATAATCGATTTTGAGATTCGATACTTTCAGTGGTCAAAAAATTTTCCGAACAAGGAGTTAAAAAGTTTGCTGTTAAAAAAGCTGCCTTGTTCGGAAAATGTTGGTTGTCAACTTTACTCATGTTAAAAGATCGTTAGTAATTAAAAGTGAGCTTAAAAAGCTTAATGTTTTACCAATTATTCCCAATCACGATATACTCTACAAGATTTACGAGAATTGGGTTTAACTGAATTTTAATTAATAATTATTCAAAATGAATATGTAATCATTAATTGTTTGTAAATATAAAAACGAATTTCATAAACAAAAAAATGTCTTACATATTTTTTTAAACTTTTTCATCTTAATGGGAAATATATTGGATGAAAGGGGATTTTGATAAAATTTTGAAAAAATATAAGTATTTAGTCCTTCTTTAAAAATGCAATATTTCTTTTGAGTCCAGAAAGCTTTGTCCGCTTGACGGCGGATTTTTGGAAGACTTTGCTGAAAGTTTCTTGGGTGATCTCCTCCCAGTCTTTTTGGCTAAATTCTTTAAGATCAGGGTGGGGGTGAAAAGCAGGTTCGTGGTGTGTTTGGGAAAATCTGTTCCAAGGGCATACATCTTGGCAGATGTCACATCCAAACATCCAATTTTCAAATTTTCCTTTCACTTCTGCAGGGATTTCCTCTTTCAGCTCAATAGTGAAATAGGAAATGCATTTGGATCCATCCACTACCCCTGGCTGGACAATTGCATCGGTAGGACAGGCATCAATGCATCGGGTACAGCTTCCGCAAAAATCCTTAGTAATGGGTAGATCAGGAGTTGCTTTTAGGTCAATGATCAATTCGGCTAGGAAGAAAAAACTGCCCATTTTTCGGTTTAGCAACAAACTGTTCTTGCCCTGCCATCCAAGACCAGCTTTTTGGGCCCATTGTCTTTCCATGACGGGCGCTGAGTCCACAAAAGCCCGGCCTTCAATGTCCCCTATTTCTTCCTTTAAGCGATATAGGAAATCTTTTAATTTATCTTTGATCACAAAGTGATAGTCTTTGCCATAGGCATATTTGGCTATTTTGTAATCTTCCTTGCTTTCTGGAAGCCGCTCTTCCGGAAAATAATTGTAAATGAGACTGACTACCGTTTTGGCCCCTTCCACCAACTTTGTTGGGTCAAGCCTTTTGTCAAAATGATTGGCCATATAGGCCATCTCACCATGATAGTTTTGGTTCAGCCATGCTTCCAATTTGGGCGCTTCTTCTTCCAAAAAGCCAGCCTCAGCAATTCCGCAGAATTCAAAGCCCAATTCCTTGGCAATTTTTTTTAGAGTAGCTGCATGTTGATCCTGACGGCTCATGGATGATATTTTACTATAAAAGGAATTACTGGACTAATAAGGGAGGAATGACTGATTAATCCCCAAATAAAGGTCCTGTTTGACCACCAAAGTTAGGGCGGATATTGAGGTGCTTATAGGCAAGTTCTGTGGCAATCCTTCCCCTGGAGGTTCTTTTGAGATAGCCTTCTTGGATCAAAAAGGGCTCATAAACTTCCTCAATGGTTTCCCCTTCCTCACCGCAGGCAGTAGCAATGGTGGAGATTCCTACAGGTCCCCCTTTAAACTTGTCTATAATGGTCATCAGAATGCGGTTGTCCATTTCATCTAGGCCATTTTCATCCACGTCCAAGGCATCCAAGCC harbors:
- the queG gene encoding tRNA epoxyqueuosine(34) reductase QueG translates to MSRQDQHAATLKKIAKELGFEFCGIAEAGFLEEEAPKLEAWLNQNYHGEMAYMANHFDKRLDPTKLVEGAKTVVSLIYNYFPEERLPESKEDYKIAKYAYGKDYHFVIKDKLKDFLYRLKEEIGDIEGRAFVDSAPVMERQWAQKAGLGWQGKNSLLLNRKMGSFFFLAELIIDLKATPDLPITKDFCGSCTRCIDACPTDAIVQPGVVDGSKCISYFTIELKEEIPAEVKGKFENWMFGCDICQDVCPWNRFSQTHHEPAFHPHPDLKEFSQKDWEEITQETFSKVFQKSAVKRTKLSGLKRNIAFLKKD